A single region of the Myripristis murdjan chromosome 3, fMyrMur1.1, whole genome shotgun sequence genome encodes:
- the LOC115357246 gene encoding uncharacterized protein LOC115357246, whose translation MAGSCIASTMASTLLILLLLVSLASASHYYGGHSSFEVHEGNSRGTFQVEFHNKVTFDGCGYSHYWRCYSGNCGSQSRQSRGTIDSSTNAPPHNRQWCETETVQTRFIPSDKPFQMRVLSCCWVPTVNYVGSWRLSMMVDLGKRSDTQQPNMPPDIGTLPLLRVPRNCPRSYRLMVSDPDGDRVRCRYGTVQNECSRCSQPAGFRLNEVG comes from the exons ATGGCAGGGAGCTGCATCGCCAGCACCATGGCTTCCACACTGctgatcctgctgctgctggtgtctcTGGCCTCTGCATCTCACTACTACGGCGGTCACTCCTCTTTTGAAGTCCACGAGGGAAACTCCCGTGGAACATTTCAG GTTGAGTTTCACAACAAAGTAACATTTGATGGGTGCGGGTACTCCCACTACTGGAGATGTTACAGCGGTAACTGTGGCTCCCAAAGCAGGCAGTCCAGAGGCACAATCGACAGCAGCACCAATGCACCACCACATAACCGTCAGTGgtgtgaaactgaaactgtccAGACAAGATTCATCCCAAGTGACAAACCATTTCAGATGAG GgttttgagctgctgctgggtcCCAACAGTCAACTATGTCGGCTCCTGGAGACTATCAATGATGGTGGATTTGGGAAAAAGGTCTGATACTCAACAGCCGAACATGCCTCCAGATATCGGCACCCTACCTTTGCTGCG AGTTCCCAGGAACTGTCCGCGGTCATACAGGCTGATGGTCTCTGATCCTGATGGTGACCGAGTGCGATGCAGATATGGAACTGTCCAGAATGAGTGCAGCAGGTGCAGCCAGCCTGCAGGCTTTCGCTTAAATGAGGTTGGTTGA
- the LOC115357245 gene encoding uncharacterized protein LOC115357245: MAVVVAPHNYSTHHTILHYQSLVEVLAHHNHSCTQNNHTILPYHSMVVVAHHNCTHNNHGCTNNNHTILHYHSLVEVLAHHNHGCTHNNHSCTNNNHTILHYHSLVVALAHHNHGCTNNNHTILHYHSLVVALAHHNHGCTHNNHGCTNNNHNCTHNNHGCTNNNHTILHYHSLVVALAHHNHGCTHNNHGCTHNNPTILHYHSLVVALAHHNHGCTHNNPTILHYHSLVVVVHHYICHNHSCTNNNNNQTVFFLWTSHQTSSTILFDAPAPSCRAGDYLPQFLNPTPANGERLHAEANKEVEIRVKAHANYATLEGIIISGPLRVTKHRTTHNEFAIRWTPATDDVGDHFPICFAAEAKAGSRVYQSEMRCVLVDVVKDSVKTNVICQESTMTVEVERASLSGIRVDHLRLNDPSNTACSLQSHSNSTHIVAVIPLNSCGTQIEEDDDNLRFKNEITTTDDVNTLITRKHLLEVEFYCQYPKRGNVTLGFTAHRSNVTAWEKGFGTFTYEFEFFHGSSFQRMMDPSSYPLVYDVGERIYMQIEAISSINNTELFVESCRAAPYDNPNYTPTYSIIENGCEVDATTQIHSPNHQNHFSFSMEAFKFIGQHDQVYISCSVMVCEAGNPNTRCSQGCINSTSPQSYSQHRGKREAVIQTAKHFVSQGPLRLRSSESTATNLNLNLNLVFIAGCLLAAVGMICAVIIYKSKASKIKYQPLPSFEN; the protein is encoded by the exons ATGGCAGTGGTGGTGGCACCCCACAACTATAGTACACACCACACCATACTACACTACCAATCCTTGGTGGAGGTTCTGGCACaccacaaccacagctgcacccaGAACAACCACACCATACTACCCTACCACTCCATGGTGGTGGTGGCACACCACAACTGCACCCACAACAACCACGGCTGCACCAATAACAACCACACCATACTACACTACCACTCCTTGGTGGAGGTTCTGGCACACCACAACCACGGCTGCacccacaacaaccacagctgcaccaacaacaaccacaccATACTACACTACCACTCCTTGGTGGTGGCTCTGGCACACCACAACCAcggctgcaccaacaacaaccacaccATACTACACTACCACTCCTTGGTGGTGGCTCTGGCACACCACAACCACGGCTGCACCCACAACAACCAcggctgcaccaacaacaaccacaactgcacccACAACAACCAcggctgcaccaacaacaaccacaccATACTACACTACCACTCCTTGGTGGTGGCTCTGGCACACCACAACCACGGCTGCACCCACAACAACCACGGCTGCACCCACAACAACCCCACCATACTACACTACCACTCCTTGGTGGTGGCTCTGGCACACCACAACCACGGCTGCACCCACAACAACCCCACCATACTACACTACCACtccttggtggtggtggtccaccactacatctgtcacaaccacagctgcaccaataacaacaacaaccagactGTCTTCTTCCTCTGGACCTCTCACCAAACTTCCTCTACAATTCTCT TTGATGCGCCTGCTCCATCCTGCCGTGCGGGAGACTACTTGCCACAGTTTCTAAACCCAACACCCGCCAATGGAGAACGCCTCCATGCTGAAGCCAACAAAGAAGTGGAGATCAGAGTCAAAGCACACGCTAACTATGCAAC ACTAGAAGGTATCATCATCAGTGGGCCCCTGCGTGTCACCAAGCACCGGACCACACATAATGAGTTTGCCATCAGATGGACCCCTGCCACAGATGATGTAGGAGATCATTTCCCCATTTGCTTTGCTGCCGAAGCAAAAGCAGG GTCTCGCGTCTATCAGTCTGAGATGCGATGTGTCTTGGTGGATGTCGTGAAGGACAGTG TCAAAACCAACGTCATCTGCCAGGAGTCCACCATGACAGTAGAGGTGGAGAGAGCCTCATTATCTGGAATTCGCGTGGATCATCTCCGGCTTAATGATCCCAGCAACACAGCATGCAGCCTGCAGTCCCACTCCAACAGCACTCACATCGTCGCTGTCATCCCCCTCAACTCCTGTGGCACTCAGATTGAG GAAGATGATGATAACTTGCGCTTCAAGAATGAGATCACCACCACCGACGATGTCAACACCCTCATCACCAGGAAACACCTGCTGGAGGTGGAGTTCTACTGCCAGTACCCCAAGAGAGGAAACGTGACACTGGGCTTCACAGCTCACAGGAGCAACGTCACCGCGTGGGAGAAAGGCTTCGGCACGTTCACCTACGAGTTTGAGTTCTTCCACGGCAGCAGCTTCCAGAGAATGATGGATCCCAGTTCGTACCCGCTGGTGTATGATGTGGGGGAGAGGATCTACATGCAGATAGAGGCCATTTCTTCCATCAACAACACTGAGCTGTTTGTTGAgtcctgcagagctgcaccATATGACAACCCAAACTACACACCCACCTACTCCATCATTGAAAACGG gtGTGAAGTAGACGCGACCACTCAAATCCACTCACCGAACCACCAAAACCATTTCAGCTTCAGCATGGAGGCCTTCAAGTTCATTGGGCAGCATGACCAG GTGTACATCAGCTGCTCGGTCATGGTGTGTGAAGCAGGGAACCCCAACACCAGGTGCTCTCAGGGATGCATCAACTCCACATCTCCTCAGTCTTACAGTCAGCATCGTGGCAAGAGAGAGGCCGTCATCCAAACTGCAAAGCACTTTGTTTCCCAGGGACCCCTGCGCTTGAGGTCATCTGAGAGCACAG CGaccaacctgaacctgaacctgaatctgGTGTTCATCGCTGGATGTCTTCTCGCAGCGGTTGGCATGATCTGTGCAGTGATCATTTACAAAAGCAAAGCGTCAAAGATCAAATATCAGCCTTTGCCatcatttgaaaattaa